From the genome of Blautia pseudococcoides, one region includes:
- a CDS encoding ABC transporter ATP-binding protein, with protein MNTVLEVANVEKYYGNKSNLTKALDGISFSVEEGEFVGIMGASGSGKTTLLNCVSTIDRVTSGKIIVNDIDVTRLKGNHLNQFRREALGFIFQDFNLLDTLTAYENISLALSIQRFSPAKIHKSVKEIADKLGIEDILEKYPYQMSGGQKQRVACARAMITNPQMVMADEPTGALDSKSARMLLENFQYLNQQMAATILMVTHDAFTASYASRILFIKDGKLFNELVKGRDTRKEFFNRIIEVVTLLGGELNDVI; from the coding sequence ATGAATACAGTATTAGAAGTAGCAAATGTGGAAAAATATTATGGAAATAAAAGTAATCTGACAAAAGCCCTGGACGGAATCAGTTTTTCCGTGGAGGAAGGGGAATTTGTGGGAATCATGGGAGCCTCGGGAAGCGGGAAGACAACGCTGCTGAATTGTGTCTCTACCATAGACCGTGTGACAAGCGGAAAGATCATTGTCAATGATATAGACGTAACAAGACTTAAAGGAAACCATCTTAATCAGTTCAGGAGAGAGGCGCTTGGTTTTATTTTTCAGGATTTTAATCTTCTGGATACACTGACAGCCTATGAAAATATTTCCCTGGCCCTCAGTATCCAGCGCTTCAGCCCGGCTAAGATCCATAAGTCAGTAAAAGAGATTGCAGACAAGCTGGGAATTGAAGACATATTAGAGAAATATCCATATCAGATGTCAGGAGGACAGAAGCAGCGTGTGGCCTGTGCAAGGGCCATGATAACCAATCCGCAGATGGTTATGGCGGATGAGCCAACCGGTGCCTTGGATTCCAAATCAGCCAGAATGCTTTTGGAGAACTTTCAGTATTTAAACCAGCAGATGGCAGCCACGATCCTCATGGTCACGCACGATGCGTTCACCGCCAGTTATGCCAGCCGGATCCTCTTCATCAAAGACGGAAAATTGTTTAATGAACTGGTGAAGGGGCGGGATACCAGAAAAGAGTTTTTTAACCGTATCATTGAGGTAGTTACTCTCCTGGGAGGTGAGCTGAACGATGTTATTTAA
- a CDS encoding FtsX-like permease family protein, translating to MLFKLSVKNIRKSLKDYAIYFITLILGVAIFYVFNSLDSQQAMTDLTSSKKEIISLMVTMLSGISVFVSCILAFLIVYANNFLIRRRKKEFGVYMTLGMGKGQISRILVGETFLIGLLSLAVGLFIGVLGAQFMSVLVVKMFEVDMESYVFVFSKTAFFKTILYFGLMYLAVLVFNTISISKCSLIDLLSAGKKAEQIKMKKPAVCMVLFLFSVALLGVLYYLVACIPTKLDTGMYGIIIALGCLATFLFFWSLSGFLLHMMQRNRKYYLKGLNAFVLRQINSKVNTTVVAMTIICIMLFMTITVLSSGLGINHSFRESLMELTPVDVDVEYLPPSGESAGTPVTDKLQDAGFDLHVLQDDYVEMGIYSTGQLTMGLTLGENMSEVSKKFMFLSAELEEDIVRLSDYNRLAKLYGNAQYDLKDDEYLVLCNMDDVKIQRDKMLKKGEKIQLDGISYWPKYRECQDGFLQMMTNRINPGIYVFPDHAVKEEWRNRGFLAADYARQDKKGVEDADTKMNAVPRELGIYSNTRTDIVSASMGLSTIVTFVAIYLGIIFLISGAAILALKELSESSDNRDRYEVLRKIGADERMINRSLFKQIGIFFLMPLSLAVVHSIFGLQFVRIMMITVGEVNRFGSIFTTALILLVIYGGYFLTTYLGSKRIIQGK from the coding sequence ATGTTATTTAAACTTTCGGTTAAGAATATCAGAAAGAGTTTGAAGGATTATGCCATTTATTTTATAACACTGATCCTGGGGGTTGCTATATTCTATGTGTTTAATTCACTGGATTCCCAGCAGGCTATGACGGATTTGACGTCCTCCAAAAAGGAGATCATTTCACTTATGGTTACCATGCTGAGCGGCATCTCTGTATTTGTCTCCTGTATCCTGGCCTTTTTGATCGTTTATGCTAACAATTTTCTGATCAGAAGAAGGAAAAAAGAATTTGGTGTGTACATGACACTGGGAATGGGGAAAGGACAGATATCCAGGATCCTTGTGGGGGAAACTTTTCTCATCGGCCTTCTGTCTCTGGCAGTGGGACTGTTTATAGGTGTACTGGGGGCACAGTTTATGTCTGTGCTGGTGGTAAAGATGTTTGAGGTGGATATGGAGTCTTATGTCTTCGTATTCTCCAAAACGGCATTTTTCAAAACAATTTTATATTTTGGACTTATGTATCTGGCAGTGCTGGTATTCAATACCATCAGCATCTCAAAATGCAGCCTGATAGACCTTCTATCCGCAGGAAAGAAGGCAGAACAGATTAAGATGAAAAAGCCTGCGGTCTGCATGGTATTGTTTCTTTTTTCTGTAGCGCTTTTGGGTGTCCTTTACTATCTGGTGGCCTGTATTCCCACTAAACTGGATACAGGTATGTACGGGATCATTATTGCGCTGGGCTGTCTGGCGACGTTCCTTTTTTTCTGGTCCCTGTCAGGCTTCCTTCTGCATATGATGCAAAGAAACAGAAAATACTATCTGAAGGGTTTGAATGCTTTTGTCCTCAGGCAGATCAACAGCAAGGTCAACACTACAGTAGTTGCCATGACGATCATATGCATTATGCTTTTTATGACCATTACAGTCCTGTCAAGCGGACTGGGGATCAACCATTCTTTCCGGGAATCCTTAATGGAACTGACACCGGTGGATGTAGATGTGGAATATCTGCCCCCAAGCGGGGAGAGCGCCGGGACTCCTGTTACAGATAAACTGCAGGATGCAGGTTTTGATCTGCATGTATTGCAGGATGATTATGTGGAAATGGGAATTTACAGTACCGGGCAGCTTACTATGGGCCTGACCCTTGGGGAGAATATGTCAGAAGTTTCAAAAAAATTTATGTTTTTGAGTGCTGAGCTGGAGGAGGATATAGTCCGGCTGTCTGATTACAACCGGCTGGCAAAGCTCTACGGGAATGCCCAGTATGACCTGAAGGATGACGAATATCTGGTCCTGTGCAATATGGATGATGTAAAGATACAGAGAGATAAAATGCTGAAAAAAGGAGAGAAGATCCAATTAGATGGTATATCCTATTGGCCGAAATACAGGGAATGCCAGGATGGATTTCTACAGATGATGACAAACCGTATAAATCCGGGCATTTATGTGTTTCCTGACCACGCTGTGAAAGAAGAGTGGAGGAACAGGGGATTTCTGGCAGCCGATTATGCCAGACAGGACAAAAAAGGTGTGGAGGACGCGGACACTAAAATGAACGCGGTTCCTAGGGAACTGGGGATTTACAGCAACACCAGGACAGATATTGTGTCTGCAAGTATGGGACTTTCCACGATCGTCACTTTTGTAGCCATCTATCTGGGTATTATATTCCTTATCTCAGGGGCAGCCATACTGGCTCTGAAAGAACTTTCCGAGAGTTCTGATAACAGGGACCGGTATGAGGTGCTGCGGAAGATTGGTGCGGATGAGAGAATGATTAACCGCTCCCTTTTCAAACAAATTGGAATATTCTTCCTGATGCCTTTAAGCCTTGCTGTGGTGCATTCCATTTTTGGCCTGCAGTTTGTCAGAATCATGATGATAACAGTGGGAGAAGTCAACCGTTTTGGTTCCATCTTCACCACAGCGCTGATCCTGCTTGTGATTTACGGCGGTTATTTTCTGACCACATATCTGGGCAGCAAACGAATTATTCAGGGGAAATGA
- a CDS encoding spore coat protein, protein MTDKTMVSDTLVGINGELGHYGAMIPQTENAQLKQTLKQMRNQAEMSQEEIYQIARAKSYYVPAAKATPEEVSHVKNVLTQLSAQ, encoded by the coding sequence ATGACAGATAAGACAATGGTATCAGATACCCTGGTAGGTATCAACGGTGAACTGGGACATTACGGTGCAATGATTCCTCAGACAGAAAATGCTCAGTTAAAACAGACTTTAAAACAGATGAGAAACCAGGCAGAAATGTCACAGGAAGAGATTTATCAGATCGCAAGAGCAAAAAGCTATTACGTTCCTGCTGCAAAAGCGACTCCGGAAGAGGTCAGCCATGTAAAGAATGTACTGACACAGTTATCTGCTCAGTAA
- the recA gene encoding recombinase RecA: MVKEDKLKALDAALGQIEKQFGKGSVMKLGDSSLHMNVETVPTGSLSLDIALGLGGIPRGRVVEVYGPESSGKTTVALHMVAEVQKRGGIAGFIDAEHALDPVYARHIGVDVDNLYISQPDNGEQALEITETMVRSGAVDIVIVDSVAALVPRAEIEGDMGDSHVGLQARLMSQALRKLTAVISKSNCIVIFINQLREKVGVMFGNPETTTGGRALKFYSSIRLDVRRIEALKQGGEIVGNRTRIKVVKNKIAPPFKEAEFDIMFGQGISKAGDILDLAANLGIINKSGAWYAYKDGKIGQGRENAKQYLKENPEVAEEVEAKVREHYGLTEGKTEKESSKDTKEKKADAKVSAAKAPDLKAAEISAVQSAKKGNEE; encoded by the coding sequence ATGGTCAAAGAAGATAAATTAAAAGCCCTGGACGCGGCTTTGGGTCAGATTGAAAAGCAGTTTGGTAAAGGCTCTGTTATGAAACTGGGCGATTCCTCTTTACATATGAATGTGGAGACTGTACCAACAGGCTCCCTGAGCCTTGATATTGCCCTGGGACTGGGCGGTATCCCCAGAGGAAGAGTAGTGGAAGTCTACGGACCGGAATCCAGTGGTAAGACCACAGTGGCGCTGCATATGGTGGCAGAGGTGCAGAAGAGGGGCGGAATCGCAGGCTTTATTGATGCGGAGCACGCTTTGGACCCTGTATATGCCAGACATATCGGTGTGGATGTGGACAATCTTTATATCTCCCAGCCGGATAACGGTGAGCAGGCTCTGGAGATTACAGAGACCATGGTACGCTCCGGCGCTGTGGATATTGTGATCGTGGACTCTGTTGCAGCTCTGGTTCCAAGGGCGGAGATTGAAGGTGATATGGGAGATTCCCATGTGGGCCTCCAGGCGCGTCTGATGTCACAGGCTCTCCGTAAACTGACAGCGGTCATCAGCAAATCCAACTGTATCGTTATCTTTATCAATCAGCTTCGTGAGAAGGTGGGCGTAATGTTCGGTAATCCTGAGACCACTACAGGCGGACGTGCCCTGAAGTTCTATTCCTCCATCCGTCTGGATGTGAGAAGAATTGAGGCCCTGAAGCAGGGCGGTGAGATTGTGGGTAACCGTACCAGGATCAAAGTGGTTAAGAATAAGATCGCACCTCCGTTTAAAGAGGCGGAGTTTGATATCATGTTCGGCCAGGGAATCTCAAAAGCCGGGGATATTCTGGATTTGGCGGCAAATCTGGGAATCATAAACAAAAGCGGCGCCTGGTATGCATATAAGGATGGAAAGATTGGCCAGGGACGCGAGAATGCCAAACAGTATTTGAAAGAGAATCCAGAGGTGGCAGAAGAAGTGGAAGCAAAAGTCCGGGAACACTACGGACTCACAGAAGGAAAGACAGAAAAAGAGAGCAGCAAAGATACAAAAGAAAAGAAGGCTGATGCCAAAGTTTCTGCAGCCAAAGCACCGGATCTGAAAGCCGCGGAGATATCTGCTGTCCAGAGTGCAAAGAAAGGAAATGAGGAGTAA
- a CDS encoding regulatory protein RecX — translation MLVTKIQAVTKQKYRIELDGQPAFVVYKGELSRYGIKEGHEISRPVYEELVGQVLTKRAKLRAMHLLESMDRTRAELEKKLQSSEYPRDAVVEALAYVESFGYLDDKRYARHYVECKKEGRGKARLKMELAQKGVERNIIEEVLDEAELGDCRDTIRELVRKRRRGDGPMDDREQQRIYGYLMRKGFSSSDILSVLKEKEDFC, via the coding sequence ATGCTTGTCACAAAAATACAGGCGGTAACAAAACAAAAATATAGAATCGAGCTTGACGGACAGCCCGCCTTTGTTGTATACAAAGGCGAGCTGTCTCGCTATGGAATAAAAGAGGGGCATGAAATCTCCCGGCCGGTTTATGAGGAGCTTGTGGGACAGGTGCTCACAAAGCGTGCCAAACTGCGTGCTATGCATCTTTTGGAAAGCATGGACCGGACCAGGGCAGAGCTGGAGAAAAAGCTGCAGTCAAGTGAGTATCCCAGGGATGCCGTGGTGGAGGCTCTTGCGTATGTGGAATCATTTGGATATCTGGATGACAAAAGATATGCCAGACATTATGTGGAATGTAAAAAAGAGGGCAGAGGGAAAGCACGGCTGAAAATGGAACTGGCCCAAAAAGGTGTGGAAAGAAACATCATAGAGGAAGTCCTTGATGAGGCAGAACTGGGTGACTGCAGGGACACCATCCGGGAGCTGGTGAGGAAGAGAAGAAGGGGTGACGGCCCCATGGATGACAGAGAACAGCAGAGAATCTACGGCTATTTAATGAGAAAAGGTTTTTCCTCCTCTGATATTTTGTCCGTATTAAAAGAAAAAGAAGATTTTTGCTGA
- the rny gene encoding ribonuclease Y — translation MAIYVIVAIVAVVITLLIAVPVTANISVKKKTEKDAETIGTAEVKARSIIDEALKTAETKKREALLEAKEENLRTRNELEKETKERRAELQKYEKRVLSREEAVDKKADALEKREADYTAKETELKKKEKKVDELHDQRVQELERISGLTSEQAKDYLLKTVEDEVKIDTAKLYKELESKAKEEADKKAKEYVVTAIQKCAADHVSEATISVVQLPSDEMKGRIIGREGRNIRTLETLTGVDLIIDDTPEAVVLSGFDPIRREVARIALEKLIVDGRIHPARIEEMVEKAQKEVETMMREEGESAALEVGVHGIHPELIRLLGRMRFRSSYGQNALKHSIEVAQLAGLLAGEVGTDIRMAKRAGLLHDIGKSIDHEVEGSHIQIGADLCRKYKESQVVINAVESHHGDTEPTSLVACIVQAADAISAARPGARRETLETYTNRLKQLEDITNSFKGVDKSFAIQAGREIRVMVVPEHVTDSDMVLLARSISKQIEAELEYPGQIKVNVIRESRVVDYAK, via the coding sequence GTGGCAATCTATGTAATAGTTGCAATTGTTGCTGTGGTAATCACGCTGCTGATCGCGGTTCCTGTTACAGCCAACATTTCGGTTAAGAAAAAAACGGAAAAAGACGCTGAAACAATCGGAACAGCAGAAGTAAAAGCAAGAAGCATTATAGATGAAGCATTGAAAACTGCGGAAACGAAGAAACGTGAAGCTCTCTTAGAAGCAAAAGAAGAAAATCTCCGTACAAGAAACGAGTTGGAGAAAGAGACAAAAGAGAGACGTGCAGAACTTCAGAAGTATGAGAAGCGTGTTTTATCCAGAGAAGAAGCAGTAGACAAAAAGGCCGATGCCCTGGAAAAACGAGAAGCAGATTATACAGCAAAAGAAACTGAGCTAAAAAAGAAAGAAAAGAAAGTCGATGAATTACATGACCAGAGAGTACAAGAACTGGAAAGAATTTCCGGTCTGACCTCCGAACAAGCAAAAGATTATTTGTTAAAAACTGTTGAGGACGAAGTAAAAATTGACACTGCAAAGCTCTACAAGGAATTGGAGAGCAAGGCAAAAGAGGAAGCCGATAAGAAGGCCAAGGAATACGTGGTGACAGCCATTCAGAAATGTGCGGCAGACCATGTGTCGGAAGCTACAATCTCTGTTGTACAGCTTCCAAGCGATGAAATGAAAGGCCGTATTATCGGAAGGGAAGGACGCAATATCCGAACTCTGGAAACACTTACGGGTGTAGATCTTATTATTGATGATACCCCGGAAGCAGTCGTATTGTCCGGTTTCGATCCGATCCGGCGTGAAGTAGCACGTATTGCGCTGGAAAAACTGATTGTGGACGGAAGAATCCATCCGGCCAGAATCGAAGAGATGGTAGAAAAAGCACAAAAAGAAGTAGAGACCATGATGAGAGAAGAAGGTGAATCCGCTGCCCTGGAAGTTGGCGTACACGGTATTCATCCGGAATTGATCCGTCTGCTGGGACGTATGAGATTCCGCTCCAGCTACGGCCAGAATGCATTAAAGCATTCTATTGAGGTGGCACAGCTTGCCGGCCTTTTGGCGGGTGAAGTTGGGACAGACATTCGCATGGCAAAACGTGCAGGTCTGTTACATGACATCGGAAAATCCATCGATCATGAAGTGGAAGGTTCCCATATTCAGATTGGTGCTGACTTATGTAGAAAATATAAAGAGTCCCAGGTTGTTATCAACGCCGTGGAATCCCATCACGGGGACACGGAACCTACATCACTGGTGGCTTGTATTGTACAGGCTGCTGATGCGATCAGCGCAGCAAGACCTGGTGCTAGAAGAGAAACTTTAGAAACATATACCAACAGATTAAAACAATTAGAAGACATAACAAACTCTTTCAAAGGAGTGGACAAATCTTTTGCTATTCAGGCAGGTAGGGAAATTCGAGTGATGGTAGTACCGGAACATGTAACAGATTCCGATATGGTGCTGCTGGCACGGAGTATTTCAAAACAGATTGAAGCTGAACTGGAGTATCCGGGACAGATTAAGGTTAATGTGATTCGGGAGAGCCGCGTTGTAGATTATGCAAAGTAG
- a CDS encoding stage II sporulation protein M, with translation MKKYLNVFFLLYLGGFVVGVLCSNFLRNYAGYQTSLLGVYMADRAAGSISGSGIFLRLFERRGVWFLLYMISGVTPFGIPLVLGGLLWLGFLGGNLMTVFLMEYGIRGIGAALACFFPQGIFYVPSVLLFFFFIVQMSQKYWGKGIRVRADYRAYLFFMTGIGILFLLALFMESYVNQNVLSFVIERFL, from the coding sequence ATGAAAAAATATTTGAATGTGTTTTTCCTTCTGTATTTGGGGGGATTTGTGGTGGGGGTGCTGTGTAGTAATTTTTTGAGGAATTATGCCGGGTATCAGACTAGTCTGCTGGGGGTTTATATGGCGGACCGGGCGGCGGGGAGTATTTCGGGGAGCGGGATTTTTCTGCGGTTGTTTGAGAGAAGAGGGGTTTGGTTTCTGCTTTATATGATCAGTGGTGTGACACCTTTTGGGATTCCCTTGGTATTGGGAGGTCTGCTTTGGCTGGGTTTTTTGGGCGGGAACTTGATGACGGTATTTTTGATGGAGTATGGGATCCGGGGGATTGGAGCGGCGCTTGCCTGTTTTTTTCCGCAGGGGATTTTTTATGTGCCTTCTGTGCTGCTGTTTTTTTTCTTTATTGTGCAGATGAGCCAGAAGTATTGGGGAAAGGGAATCCGGGTGAGGGCGGATTACAGAGCGTATCTGTTTTTTATGACAGGTATTGGTATCTTATTCCTGCTTGCCCTTTTTATGGAAAGTTATGTAAATCAAAATGTGTTGAGTTTTGTAATTGAGAGGTTTTTATAA
- the xerD gene encoding site-specific tyrosine recombinase XerD yields the protein MKCEIEEFIAYLHNTKGTSKNTEVSYERDLRKMEQFLGNEGVDRVQNVTATNLNSFEMYLEREKFAASTISRSIASMRAFFQYCCQQGLLLENPADILKAPKIEKKMPGILTVEEVDLLLNQPKENTAKGVRDKAMLELLYATGIRVSELIGLKLENINLKLGYITCEASEKERVIPFGNAAKKAVKEYLEQAREELLSHKESDCLFVNCSGKPMSRQGFWKVLKTYAASAGIQQDITPHTLRHSFAAHLVQNGADLKSVQEMLGHSDISTTQIYLNMNVNKIRDVYLKAHPRK from the coding sequence ATGAAGTGCGAGATTGAAGAGTTTATAGCCTATTTACATAACACCAAAGGCACTTCCAAAAATACAGAAGTATCCTATGAACGGGATTTGCGAAAGATGGAACAGTTTCTGGGGAATGAAGGAGTGGACAGGGTTCAGAATGTGACTGCCACGAATCTGAATTCTTTTGAGATGTATCTAGAGCGGGAGAAATTTGCCGCTTCCACTATTTCCAGGAGTATCGCGTCAATGCGTGCTTTTTTTCAGTATTGCTGTCAGCAGGGATTGCTTTTGGAGAATCCGGCAGACATACTGAAGGCGCCTAAGATTGAAAAGAAGATGCCTGGGATTCTTACTGTAGAAGAAGTCGATTTGTTGTTGAACCAGCCAAAGGAAAATACAGCCAAGGGTGTCCGGGATAAAGCAATGCTGGAACTTTTATACGCTACAGGAATCCGGGTGAGCGAGCTGATTGGATTGAAGTTGGAAAATATAAATTTAAAACTGGGATATATCACCTGTGAGGCCAGCGAAAAGGAGAGGGTAATACCTTTTGGAAACGCGGCGAAAAAGGCGGTGAAGGAATATCTGGAGCAGGCGAGGGAGGAGCTTTTAAGCCATAAAGAAAGCGACTGCCTGTTTGTTAATTGTTCCGGAAAACCCATGAGCAGGCAGGGATTTTGGAAGGTGCTGAAGACATACGCAGCCTCTGCAGGGATTCAGCAGGATATAACACCTCATACACTTAGGCATTCCTTTGCAGCCCACCTGGTGCAGAACGGTGCGGATTTAAAGAGTGTACAGGAGATGCTGGGGCATTCTGATATATCTACAACCCAGATTTATCTGAATATGAATGTGAACAAGATCAGAGATGTGTATCTGAAGGCACATCCGAGAAAATAG
- a CDS encoding 3-deoxy-7-phosphoheptulonate synthase — protein sequence MSFKFVKQLPSPDEIKAQAPVSEELKQIKAKRDKMICDVITGASDKFLVIVGPCSADNEDSVCDYTNRLAKIQNKVEDRLVLVPRIYTNKPRTTGEGYKGMLHQPDPEAKPDVLAGILAIRHMHIRSLQETGLSSADEMLYPDNYHYLSDLLSYVAIGARSVENQEHRLMVSGLDVPVGMKNPTSGDFSVMLNSVVAAQQGHDFISRGWEVKTEGNPLTHTILRGAVNKHGNTLPNYHYEDLQLLLEMYNDRDLENPAVIIDANHANSGKKYEQQVRIIKEVLHSRLVSRDIRHLVKGVMLESYLVSGCQKIGPDHIYGKSITDPCLGWEETEKLLYTIAELC from the coding sequence ATGAGCTTCAAATTTGTAAAACAACTGCCCTCTCCGGATGAAATCAAGGCACAGGCCCCTGTATCCGAAGAGCTGAAACAGATAAAAGCTAAAAGAGACAAAATGATCTGTGATGTCATCACAGGCGCTTCCGACAAATTCCTTGTCATCGTTGGCCCCTGTTCCGCAGACAATGAAGATTCTGTATGCGACTATACCAACCGTCTCGCAAAGATCCAGAACAAAGTAGAAGACCGCCTGGTACTGGTTCCCCGTATTTACACCAACAAACCCCGTACTACGGGAGAGGGCTACAAGGGTATGCTGCACCAGCCGGACCCGGAGGCAAAACCGGACGTACTGGCAGGCATTCTTGCCATCCGCCATATGCATATCCGCTCCCTGCAGGAGACAGGACTCAGCTCCGCGGACGAGATGCTATACCCGGACAACTATCACTATCTGTCTGACCTGCTCTCCTACGTGGCAATCGGCGCCCGTTCTGTGGAAAACCAGGAACACCGTCTTATGGTAAGCGGCCTGGATGTTCCTGTTGGTATGAAGAACCCCACCAGCGGGGATTTCTCTGTTATGCTCAACTCCGTAGTTGCCGCACAGCAGGGCCATGACTTTATCTCCAGAGGATGGGAAGTCAAGACAGAAGGGAATCCGCTCACCCACACCATTCTGCGAGGTGCGGTGAACAAACACGGCAACACTCTTCCCAACTACCATTATGAAGATCTGCAGCTTCTTCTGGAAATGTACAATGACCGTGACCTGGAAAATCCCGCTGTCATTATTGATGCCAACCATGCCAACTCCGGCAAGAAATACGAACAGCAAGTCCGCATTATAAAAGAAGTGCTGCACAGCCGCCTGGTATCCCGTGATATCCGCCACCTGGTGAAAGGTGTCATGCTTGAAAGCTATCTGGTATCCGGCTGCCAGAAAATCGGTCCTGACCATATTTATGGAAAATCCATCACAGACCCCTGCCTTGGCTGGGAGGAAACAGAAAAACTTCTCTATACCATTGCAGAGCTGTGCTAA
- a CDS encoding C40 family peptidase, whose amino-acid sequence MRKRLVCILLALTLCGSQVLSVSAAREEEIQAEKEENARKLSDANQKIDDLEYRKQQILSAVDELDQRLVRVLAQIDLLKEQITGKETEIEGTHTRLGEAEEAEQKQYKAMKKRIQYIYEKGGQTAWMLSILEAGDLSDFLNKAEYTEKLYGYDRKSLEEYAETIRQVKELSEKLTAEKAELEVMKNEQELQKASLETSLDEKKAAADDYETQLEAVQAQASQYKVLIEEQNQELRRLEEARKKEAEKQAQEAARSQAAENSRSSTEEQSSGPKVMDSGTNSNKESGPVLNEPDSSAGPESTDTSENTEISDTDTSPDTKEHNTSESGRISGEDVVNYALQFVGRRYVWGGESLTDGVDCSGFTMKVYEHFGISLPHYTGDQEQCGRGVSYAEAQPGDLILYSGHVAIYMGGGQIVHAANSQPYPKGGIKVSDNAAYMPIVAVRRLIG is encoded by the coding sequence ATGAGAAAAAGACTCGTCTGCATTTTATTGGCTCTGACCTTGTGCGGCAGCCAGGTGTTGTCTGTATCGGCGGCCCGGGAAGAGGAGATTCAGGCAGAGAAAGAAGAGAATGCCAGAAAACTTTCGGATGCAAATCAAAAGATAGATGATCTGGAATACCGGAAACAGCAGATACTCTCTGCCGTTGACGAGCTGGATCAAAGGCTTGTCAGGGTCCTTGCGCAGATTGACCTGTTAAAGGAGCAGATCACGGGAAAAGAGACGGAGATAGAGGGGACCCATACCAGACTTGGAGAGGCAGAAGAAGCAGAACAGAAGCAGTATAAGGCCATGAAAAAGAGAATCCAGTACATATACGAAAAGGGCGGACAAACCGCATGGATGCTCTCCATTCTGGAAGCGGGGGATTTATCGGATTTTCTAAACAAGGCGGAATATACGGAGAAGCTGTATGGCTACGACAGAAAAAGCCTGGAGGAATATGCAGAGACGATCAGACAGGTTAAGGAATTATCTGAAAAGCTGACTGCAGAGAAAGCGGAACTGGAAGTAATGAAAAATGAGCAGGAACTGCAGAAGGCGTCTTTAGAGACATCCCTGGATGAGAAAAAGGCGGCGGCCGATGACTATGAAACACAGCTTGAGGCAGTGCAGGCCCAGGCATCCCAGTATAAAGTCCTGATAGAGGAGCAGAACCAGGAACTTAGGCGTCTGGAGGAGGCCAGAAAGAAAGAGGCAGAAAAACAGGCGCAGGAGGCAGCAAGATCACAGGCAGCAGAGAATTCCAGAAGCAGCACAGAGGAACAGTCCTCCGGTCCAAAGGTGATGGATTCTGGTACAAACAGCAACAAAGAAAGCGGGCCGGTTTTAAATGAGCCGGATTCTTCGGCTGGGCCTGAAAGTACAGATACGTCTGAGAACACGGAGATATCTGATACAGACACTTCTCCGGATACTAAGGAGCATAACACCTCCGAAAGCGGAAGAATCAGCGGTGAGGATGTTGTCAATTATGCACTGCAGTTTGTGGGCAGACGCTATGTGTGGGGCGGTGAGAGCCTGACAGACGGTGTGGACTGCTCCGGGTTTACTATGAAGGTATATGAACATTTCGGAATCAGTCTTCCGCACTATACCGGAGATCAGGAGCAGTGCGGCAGAGGGGTATCCTACGCGGAGGCACAGCCGGGGGACCTGATCCTCTATTCAGGTCATGTGGCGATCTATATGGGCGGTGGTCAGATCGTACATGCTGCCAATAGCCAGCCTTATCCAAAGGGAGGGATCAAAGTCAGTGACAATGCCGCTTATATGCCAATAGTTGCAGTGAGACGCCTGATAGGTTAA
- a CDS encoding BlaI/MecI/CopY family transcriptional regulator produces the protein MTVKLFDSELKVMDLLWEKGEISAREIAMCLKEQVGWSKTTTYTVIKKCIDKGAIERIEPNFICRPLVTIEETREFETQELIDKMYDGSPDLLVASILGSRKLKREDIERLKKLVEDLR, from the coding sequence ATGACAGTAAAGTTATTTGATTCGGAACTGAAAGTAATGGATTTGCTGTGGGAAAAGGGAGAGATCAGCGCCAGGGAAATAGCCATGTGTCTGAAAGAACAGGTTGGATGGAGCAAGACGACAACATACACAGTGATCAAAAAGTGTATCGACAAAGGGGCCATAGAACGAATAGAACCTAATTTTATCTGCAGGCCTTTGGTCACCATCGAGGAGACCAGGGAGTTTGAGACGCAGGAACTGATAGATAAGATGTATGATGGTTCCCCGGATTTGTTGGTTGCATCCATACTGGGAAGCAGAAAGCTGAAACGTGAAGACATTGAGAGGCTGAAAAAGCTGGTTGAAGATTTAAGGTGA